tttaaaacgattttacatggacaatgcgcatcctttaagtactccaatgatTGTTCGGTCACTTCAAatgagtaaagatccgttccgacctcaagaagaaaatgaagagcttcttggtcctgaagtaccatatcttagtgcaattggtgcacttatgtatcttgctaacgctacaagacctgacatagcgttctctgttaatttgctagcaagatataactcttctcctacacgaagacattggaacggagttaagcatatattgcgacatctaaagggaactagcgatatgggtctgttttatactaacaaaggtagtacagatcttgttggttatgcagatgcaggttatttatctgatccacataaagctcgatctcaaacaggctatctgtttacatgcggaggtactgctatatcatggtgatccacaaagcagtccattgttgctacttcttcgaatcatgctgagataatagctattcatgaagcaagtagagaatgtgtatggttgagatcagtgatacatttcatcagagaaagatgtggcttgaagtgtgatacaaaattacccacagtattatatgaagataatgctgcatgcatagctcaattaaaaggaggatttataaaaggagatagaacgaagcacatttcaccaaagttatttttcacacatgatctccagaagaaagatgatattgatgtgcaacaaattcgttcaagtgacaatcctgcagatttgttcaccaaatctttgccaacttcaactcttgagaagatgatattcaagattggaatgcgaagactccgacatctgagtATTGGTCTTCGTCAgagggagtgaaatacgcgttatactcttttttccttaaccaagttttgtcccattgggttttcttggtaaggtttttaatgaggcagctctcaaagcgtattactagatatgtgtactctttttctttCATTGAGGTTTTTTCCCACAggatttttcctaataaggtttttaacgatacacatcatctatggacatccaagggggagtgttatgaaatatagaatggatgtccactacacaaatataatgcctcttccattatcttccaccatattaatgattctttcattatcttccaccatattaatggttcttccattatctcatatattgaatgcatatgtagcactataaatagaggcataagttttcatacataatgtacttgaaacacattttggaagaataataaaatttCTCATCTTTGTCACTCTATGTTTAtaattttcatcctttaatattattactcttttagcttcattttataacattctgatatatatgtatagtcGTAATTGTACATATACTCTCTCATAGATGGCAAAAAGGTGATCCAAAGGGAAAAATAAGaaacaaagtaaaaaaaataacCTAGTGATCAACAAATTGATCACGCCTGACAATGAAGCCGTAATTCCATTTTACATTCACCAACGGTGTCTATCAAATGATGAAAAGCTTCGCTCCGTTTGGTTTCCTTGGTAATAGCATGATCAGTTGCAAACGGAGCAAAGCCTAAAGTAAGCTCCAATTCAATTTCGCCTGAATCTTCAGCTTCAGCCATTTCTACTGTGTGCAAACTCTCAATCTCCCTGCTATCACATTCCACAGTATTCTGATGACTCAACGAAGACTCATGACTCATTGATCCATTAACTTTCTCATGAATATGGGCGGATTCATCAGTACCCGACCCGGAACAAACCAGGTTAGCTTTCGTCATCGCTTTTTTTGTTTCCTTTGTCTTGGCAGCTGAACGCTTGAATCGACATCGGGTCCTGACCCGGTGAAGATCGCTAGACTTGGTAGAGTCATCATCTTTGTTGATGTGTCTAATGTCGTAAGGCAATTTTAAAGGAGGACCGTTGTTGTTTACTGCAACTTCAGATGCTATGGGAGTAATTGGTGCTCCTTTTAGTACTGCCTCCACTGCATTTTGACAAAGCTGCCAATTCCCTGACCATAACATTCCTACAGATCCATATATCGGGTTCACTATCCTGCCACAGGCCTCATATAACAGTGACCTAAATATTCCTGCATACAGATAAAAACGAAAACATTAGTAAAGATTAAACTATACACGTGCATGGACTTGAACATAATTACTTCCTCTTTCCCAATGCGATATCTTTTGCTTTTTAAAATTCGAACTTTAACTGACATTTTAAGATAGTATTTTTTCTTCAAATTAATATGAGAAAAATTTCAACTTATAATACTGATGAGATAGTTTTcaataaattttaatttaaaaagagTAAGTTAATCTAATTTAGTTTAGATTCAAAATTTAGTCAAATCATGTGATCGGAAAGCCACATGTTCAAGCCATAAAAACAGCATTGGCATATAATAGACCGGGTCAGCGGTCTATGCATACAAGCCTGCATACATTGACTCTCGGAAAATAAAAAGTATTTAAATTAAAACAGAGGAGTGATAATTTAATTAGAGTCGAATATTTACCGGGACGGAGGTGATCAGGACCAGCGTTGATAAGATTCATAAGGCCAGCACGGCCGTAAAACTTTGCAAGGAAAACAGTGGCGTTGGACTGAGACTCAGGGGTTTTAATCCATTGAAGACAAGGTCTGATACTACAACTTTCGCTGCAGCCTTTTCGAAGAACTCTGCAACCATTGCAACTCATACGCATTTTCACTAGTTTGGCTAATATTGAGAAGGATAGAGAAAAAGGGAAATCATTTATGAGTTAAAATGAGAAGATGCATGACACTTTTATATATGAGTCGCTGGGTTTGTGGGATTATTACTGGAGGCGCAGTGGTTTGTCTCAAAAGGGAAGTATAGCAGTATGTTTTCATTGAAAACCAAGGTTTTCCACATTCTTGGAATAGGGGGATGCACCACCACTTTATTGTATTAAAATATCATCTACTAAGTCATAAAATAATACAGTTGCAATGTCATAACACACTCTCGTTCCAGCTGCGTGCTTTTCACACCCCAATCACTACATCCGACCTGACAATCTTATTGGTAGGTCATTAACATGGTCTAAGTTAAAAAAATGTAAAGTACTACCTTACAATCTTTGTTTCTACAAATGGACCAAAAGCAGCTGCTTTTACTTAAGACGAACAACAAATGGAGAAGGGCATCAGATTCTGAAAAGAATAGACAGGTGGGGATGAAATAGGAAGCATTGGGGGTTGGTTCCATGCAAGTAAGAACAAAAATATTGGAGGATGAAGCGGGTGGATAGCACGTGAAAGTGTCAGAGTTTGGTCGAATCGCCACATATCCTGGAGAAATATGGGCCCACACGAGCACCATTTTAGTGGCCCCACGTTAAAGCGCTCCCGGTTTACGGGAAAGGTCGTATCCCACGATGAAAACCGCTATGGGGTACCAAAACCGGTAATTAAATTGCGGTTTTGGGTTTTGGTCTGTGGGCGCAACCCGTGGGCCACCGGTTTACTAGGAATCGAGTTTCTCATGTTTATCCCGTAAGATAGGAGTAAGTGTACATTTCAAAGAGATCCATTTTCTGCATCTATTGTAAAGGTGTCAACTGGTTTGATCGGAACCGGATCGGTAACCAGTTATAAAATTATAAAACTGACCAGTTTTCAATCTAAAAATCGGAACCGGTCATCGGTTCCGATTTACCGGTTAAAAACTTGAAATCAAAACCGATCCGGTTCAAACACGTCCAAATTttttatagtatatatattatagtatttattagtatattgtaggtatatttacataagttatataggtttataagtaaagtttatatatttactgactaacaggctaacagcaagtcagcaatacagcatatacgtgtatatatatatatatatatgcttaagttatactacgtatacctaaaatatagtaagaatatacttatatatatatcaatatacttaggttatataactaagtatattgatatatatatatatatatatatatatatatgtttaagttatatgtatactatatattataagtatattcttagtatattttagttatttttcaagtatataactttctagtttttaatttaagtagatgtatattataagtatattcttagtatatttcaggtatattcctaacttaatataagtaaaaatatgaacacaagtaaaaaGAAGAAatctcaatgagccatatattttattcattcttggataacatttatttgcaagttgtaattttttttaacttgcaaataatacatgagttgcaaagaaatagtagactaataaaatcaccaattctcaatcatttggttaatttcccccatatcatattcggccatggaaatatcttcaaagtctttcatttggtctggtccacttgctatcaaatcttcaatctcttcctcttcgccttcctccgcttttaagttttggttgcgtcgctccgatctaatccaatagcgaatgcacactagtacttgcaagctaaagccggataatgagtgtctatggtctccaatttgttgtcttccttggctaaatgcactctccgaagccacggttgatacttgaaccgtaaggatatctcgagtcattcttgagagtatcggatgacttgccttgtatttcttccaccatgttaAGACGTCCagctcatctagttccttgatatccacatttggctgcatcaaataaaagtgatattcatcaaagtttgcactacaagaaggagttggacgtgaatgtaaaacttttaaacccgacaagccctttttgctactttgagaagtagtagggcgtggagcaacgggtgtagcatgttcttccaaattagaataatgagtaaaaacttttctaaacttgTCATCAATAGCGGTTTCGGCTTCAACTAAAAatgttgaactccctcttcaatttctaaaaatgtataaatttgaccaaccaatgatttagtataagacacttttaaataatgatttaaaagagaacccaatataaataaagttggaatgggaaaaaaatacttcttaaattttgttgtcatatcaaaaatagccgcttgataaccgggtttatatttatactcttgtaaaactctagctatttccgctaagtaggttAAAATTCtgattaccgtgggatagaattgtttagaaaaagcaagagttgcattataaaaaatttctaagagttcaacacattccttaataTCTTCCCAATCCgcaaaatttaaccaatcatcactattaatattatatttgttgtgaacttgttgtatgggaatcctatactcatatgcttgttgtagcataatgtaagtgtagttccacctagtctcaatttttacttgaattttcctaggtctaaggttattttccacacaagcattcttaaaattctaattcttcccctattagcattacaaaaaagaaacgcaaccgcatctctaactttttgaatagaatcgtcaaaacgcacaagaccatctttaagaattaagtttaaaatgtgacaactacatcttacatgaaaaatatttcttagcggagggtttagttctctttttaaaagaccaatcgcctttgtatcattagaagcattatctaaagtaatacaaagtgtttttctataaatgttaaaaaatctcataataatagacattgaatccgctaaattttttccatcgtgacgaccttttccttcatcatataaaaaagctataatttttttttgcataacccaatgatatgtaatagcaaaaaaatctaacttattgagactaagacccaaatcagtggtaagacaaacattacaatttaaagaattaaatacatggcacaaataaaatatatattttttatacaaatctataacatccgctctacaagtacttctaggaataccctcaaataacggattataacaacgttgaatgtaagtaacaaaccccaaacctgaaggaaaggaaaatggtaaacaatcataagctaccattttagcaaTTTCTAtacgttcttttttcttgtcatacttaaattttttaccggttcgtgggtctatcgtcatttgaatacccccacatttgaacccgtttgctctccctaaacatccatatgtttctttctcatatgagcatttagtgtacccgttccaccatccttattaGTTTTTTGCTTAAAAGTATatacttgtccacatatggtacatttagctgtttgactttccctatccttagtcataaatttccaaattttagcggttggcttacgagttctaggcgatttgtctt
Above is a genomic segment from Lycium barbarum isolate Lr01 chromosome 12, ASM1917538v2, whole genome shotgun sequence containing:
- the LOC132623479 gene encoding LOB domain-containing protein 41-like, giving the protein MRMSCNGCRVLRKGCSESCSIRPCLQWIKTPESQSNATVFLAKFYGRAGLMNLINAGPDHLRPGIFRSLLYEACGRIVNPIYGSVGMLWSGNWQLCQNAVEAVLKGAPITPIASEVAVNNNGPPLKLPYDIRHINKDDDSTKSSDLHRVRTRCRFKRSAAKTKETKKAMTKANLVCSGSGTDESAHIHEKVNGSMSHESSLSHQNTVECDSREIESLHTVEMAEAEDSGEIELELTLGFAPFATDHAITKETKRSEAFHHLIDTVGECKMELRLHCQA